The Microbacterium sp. SORGH_AS_0428 genome contains the following window.
ATCTGCTGCGCACCGATCGCGCGCTCCTCGGAGCGAACACCGCGGTGCTGGACCGTCTCGAACGCGATTTCCGGCTCGTGGACGAAGCGCACGCCGCCGCATCCGGGCCCGTGCTCGCTGCGCAGCTCGCGACGCAGTGGAAGATCGGCCTGGTCGACCACGCCGACGAGGCCGCCGCTCTCAAGCAAGCGCTGAAGGGCGGCGTCTCCGCCCCTGATCAGCTCGTGCGCGCAGCCCCGACGCTCATGCGCACGCTCGCGCCGGTGTGGCTGGCCTCGCCGTACGAGGTGCCCGAGATCCCCGACCATCCGCCGTTCGACGTCGTGATCATCGCGGATGCGGCCGCTCTCTGCCTCGCCGAGGCGGCACCGGCGCTGCGCCGCGCCCGCCAGGTGGTGCTCTTCGGCGACCCCGTCACCCAGAAGCCGACCCCCTTCGCGGTCGGCGCGGGCGAGCGCGCGGTCGCGGACGAGTTCGACGAGCCGTTCGACGAGGTCTCGGTGTTCGAGCGGATGGCGGAGCTGCTCGACGTCGCCACCCTCACCCGCAGCTACCGCGCCGGCGGTGAGGACCTCGCGCAGCTCGTGAACGACGCGTTCTACGGCGGCGAGCTCGTCTCTCTGCCCTGGGCCGGTGCCTACCTCGGCCGGGGCAGCCTCAGCGTCGACTACGTCGAGGGCGGAACGGGAACGCCGGACCCGATCTCGGGTGCCGTCGAGAGCCCGGACGCCGAGGTCGCCCGCGTCGTCACGCTCGTGACCGAGCACGCGGTCAACCGTTCCGGCGAGAGCCTCATGGTCGTCACGGCCAGCAGACGGCATGCCGAGCGCATCCGTGCGGCCGTGGATGTGGCCTTCGCGGGCCGCGCCGACGTGGCCGACTTCGTTTCGCGCGAGACGGCCGAGCCGTTCGCTGTGCTGACCCTCGAGGAGTCGGTCGCCGAGAGCCGGGACCGGGTCGTCTTCTCGCTCGGATTCGGGCTGACGAAGCACGGGCGCGTGCTCAGCGACTTCGGCGACCTGTCCACGGCGGACGGCGAGCGACTGCTCACCGTCGGAATGACCCGTGCGCGTCGCTCGATGGTGATCGTCTCATCCATCCGTCCCAGCGCTTTCGAGGACGGCAGGCTCGAGCACGGGGCCGCGACGCTCATGAGCATCCTGGGCGGCGTGGCGGCGCGGGCACGCGAGACGCGCCTCGAGGACCTCGCCGACCCGCTGACCCGCGCTCTCGCCCGTGAGCTGCGCGCCAAGGGCATCAAGGTCGATCTCGACTATCGCGGGCTGCTGCCCCTGGTCGCAGGCCATGACGGCAAGGCCGTCGTCGTCGAGAGCGACCCGGAGACGCGCCCCGAGTCCCTGCGCGAGTCGCTGCGTCTGCGTCCGCAGATCCTGCGGCGGCTCGGGTGGCACTACCTGCGCGTGCACGCCTTCGACCTCTACAGCGACCCCGCGGCGGTCGCGGCGCGCGTGTCGACGCTGTTGGGCGTCGAGGCGGGTGCATCGCCGCAGGCGAGCACGCAGCCCATCGATGTCGCCGAGTGAGCGTCAGCGCGTCGTCCGCGTGACAGGAGCGCGGCGCGCTCGGCTCACGCCGGCGCCCGGCGCGGTCGATGAGCCCGAGAGCACACGCGACGACGCCGCATCCGCAGCATCCGAGGCCGGCCCGAACGACGAGCGGATGCGGCGAGAGGTGCCGCCGCACTACTGAGGCGTCAGGGCCGGGTCTTGTTCTGCTGCTCGAGCAGGTCGCGGATCTGCACCAGCAGCTCCTGCTCGGTGGGAGCCGGAGCCGCTTCGGGCTCGCGGACACCGGCGCGCGCCGCCTGGCGTGCCTTCCAGAGGTTCATCGGCATGACGAACGCGAAGTAGACGACGATCGCGACGGCGAGGAAGCTCACGATCGCGGTGATGAGCCCGCCGATGGGGAACGTGACCGTGCCGCCGTAGATGTCGGGCACGGGAATGCCGGGAACACCGTTCTCATCGGCCTTCCAGAAGATCTCGATGAGCGGCGTGATGATCGACGCGACGATCGCGTTGACCACAGCGGTGAACGCCGCACCGATGACGACTGCGACCGCGAGGTCGATCACATTGCCGCGGAGGATGAACTCCTTGAAACCCTTGATCATCGAATCTCTCCTCATGTCGTCGGCGCCCGGCCGGTCAGGATGCCGCGGGGGCGGCGGGAGCGGTGGCTCCCGTGCTCGATGATGCCCCGGACGAGCCGGAGTCTCCACCCGACGTGCCGGTCGCGCTCGAGCCTGACGTGCCGGCGCGCGAGTCCGTGCGGTAGAAGCCGGAGCCGTTGAAGGTCACGCCGATCGAGCCGTACTCCTTGCGCAGCACGCCGCCGCACGAGGGGCACTCGGTCAGCGCGGGGTCGGAGAAGGACTGGACGGTGTCGAAGCGGTGTCCGCAGGACTTGCAGGCATAGGCGTAGGTGGGCATGGTGCCTCCGGGGTCAGGCGCTCAGCGGGTGCGCAGCGTCAGGGTGCGGGTGGGGGTGACGACGCCGTCGACGGGCTGGTCGTGCACGTCCGTCGGGACGTCGTCGAGGATCTCGGAGTCGTAGACGACCGCGTACACCGGCGGGCACTTCTGCATCGATCCGATGGTCTTGTCGAAGTAGCCGCGCCCCCAGCCCAGCCGCATCCCACGGCGGTCGACGGCAGCGGCGGGCACGATCATCAGGTCGACGTCGTTGACGGCGATGGGGCCGAGCAGCTCTCCCACGGGTTCGGGCAGACCGAACAGGCCTTCCGCGATCTCGCCGTCCTCCGTGGCGACGGCCCAGTCGAGCAGGCCGTCCACCCGGGTGACGGGAAGGAGCACCCGGATGCCGCGACGCACGGCCTCGCGCACGAACTCCCGCGTGTCGGGCTCGGCGTTGGTGGACAGGAAGCAGGAGAGCGATCTCACCTGGTGCGCCGCGGTCAGGACGTCGAGCTGCTGGTGGACGCCCGCACCCGCGCTCTCCCGAGCGGCGGCCGACAGCGTCTGCCGCCGCTCCCGCAGGTCGGCGCGGAGTGCGCGCTTGACGTCGTCCACTGCATTGCGATCGTCACCGTCTGACATGCACATGATTCTAAGGACCGCAACCGGCTCGGGCGTGCCGATAGGATCGCGGCATGAGTCACAAGCCCTTCAAGGCCGTCATTCCCGCTGCGGGTCTGGGAACACGATTCCTGCCCGCCACGAAGGCGATGCCGAAGGAGATGCTGCCCGTCGTCGACAAGCCCGCCATTCAGTACGTGGTAGAAGAGGCGGTCGAAGCGGGCATCCAGGACGTGCTGATCATCATCGGTCGCAACAAGAACAACATCGCGAATCACTTCGACGCGATGCCCGAGCTCGAGCAGAAGCTGCGGGAGAAGGGCGACACCGGAAAGCTCGCGAAGGTGGAGCACTCCTCCGACCTCGCCGACGTGCACATGGTGCGTCAGGGGGAGCCGAAGGGGCTCGGGCACGCGGTGCTGCGCGCGCAGGCCCACGTCGGAGATCACCCGTTCGCCGTGCTGCTGGGAGACGACCTGATCGACGAGCGCGACCCGCTGCTGTCGAAGATGCTCTCCGAGTACGACAAGCGCGGTGCCGCGGTGATCGCCCTCATGGAGGTCGACCCGGAGAACATCCACCTCTACGGTGTGGCGGCGGTCGAGGAGACCGACGAGGACGGCGTCGTGAAGGTGACGGGCCTGGTCGAGAAGCCCAAGAAGGAGGATGCGCCCTCCAACCTCGCCATCATCGGCCGCTACGTGCTCGGTCCCGAGGTCTTCGAGGTGCTCGAGCACACCGAACCGGGCAAGGGTGGCGAGATCCAGCTCACCGACGCGCTGGAGGAGCTGGCCACGGATCCGGAGCGCGGCGTGTACGGCGTGGTCTTCCGCGGCCGGCGTTACGACACGGGTGACAAACTCGACTACATCAAGGCGATCGTCCAGCTCGCCAGCGATCGCGACGATCTCGGCCCGGACCTGCGGCCGTGGCTGAAGGACTTCGTCGCCGGACTCTGAACCGGGGAGGCTCGAGGTGGACCTTTCGGCACCGCGCGAGCACGGGCGGGTCGGCATCCGTCTGATCCGTGCGCGCGATGCGCGCGTGCTGCAGGATCATCTGATGTCGAACCGCACCTGGCTGCGACCGTGGGAGGCGACGAGCCCCGACGGCGCCGTTCTGCTCGACATGAAGATCGGCATCCGCCGGCTTCTCCAGCAATACCGCGACGGCGCGGGCGTCCCGCTGGTCATGGAGTACGACGGCCGGGTCGCGGGCCAGCTGAACGTATGGGGGATCGCGCGAGGGTCGCTCGCATCGGCGACGATCGGCTACTGGGTGGCTCGTGAGTTCGCCGGTCGCGACATCACGCCGACGTCGGTGGCTCTCGCGACCGATCTCTGCTTCACGGAGTTGCGTCTGCATCGGATGGAGATCTGCATCCGACCGGAGAACGATGCGAGCCTGCGGGTCGTGCAGAAGCTCGGTTTCCGCTACGAGGGTCTGCGCCGTCGGTACATCCACATCGACGGCGACTGGCGCGATCACTACGCGTTCGCCCTCACGCGCGAAGAGGTGCCCGAGGGGGTGCTGGCCCGATGGGTGGGCGGTCGCGCGCCCGCCGATGCGGCGACCGTGCCGGAGCGCGACCGCATCGCTCCCTCCGACTGACGCCGACACGCCGACGCTTGCCGTGCTCGCCGCGGTGCGTCGCCTACCGTTGACGGCATGGGTGGACAGGTGCTGGGCGGAGGAGTGATCTTCCTCGTCGCCGTGACGCTGTGGCTGCTCTACCTCCTTCCCTCCTGGCACAGCCGGCACCAGTACAACGCCGCCGAGCGCAACGCGGTCCGCCTCAATCAGGCACTCCGGGTTCTCGCCGAGACCAGCGAGACGCCCGAGGAGGTGCGGCTGGAGCTGACGGCGCGCACCGCATCCGCGCAGCAGAAGCTCGCACGTCAGACGCTCGCAGAGCGCGAGCGAGCGCAGCTCGAAGTCGCGCGCCAGGAGCTCGCGGACGCCAAGCAGGAGGCCCGCGCAGTGCGCGACCGTCCCGAGGCGCGCATGGCTCGGGCTCGCAGGCGCGCGCGGCTGACGGCCACCGTCCTGGCGCTCCTCTCGCTCGGAGGGGCGGGACTGGGCGTCTGGGTGCAGCTGACCTCAGCCAGCGCGACGCTGCTGTGGGCGTCGGGTGCGGTCTTCCTCGTCTCGGTGCTGATGCTGCAGCAGATGTCGCGTGTCGCGCGTCGAGCAGCTCGCCGGGTCGCTGCCGCGCCGCAGATCGTGGCCGAGGCCCGTCAGGCTCACGTGCAGGACGTCGCGCTGCCGACCCGCTCCGCTCCCGCCACGTGGGAGCCGCGCTCG
Protein-coding sequences here:
- the mscL gene encoding large conductance mechanosensitive channel protein MscL, producing the protein MIKGFKEFILRGNVIDLAVAVVIGAAFTAVVNAIVASIITPLIEIFWKADENGVPGIPVPDIYGGTVTFPIGGLITAIVSFLAVAIVVYFAFVMPMNLWKARQAARAGVREPEAAPAPTEQELLVQIRDLLEQQNKTRP
- a CDS encoding FmdB family zinc ribbon protein, translating into MPTYAYACKSCGHRFDTVQSFSDPALTECPSCGGVLRKEYGSIGVTFNGSGFYRTDSRAGTSGSSATGTSGGDSGSSGASSSTGATAPAAPAAS
- a CDS encoding 5-formyltetrahydrofolate cyclo-ligase; this encodes MSDGDDRNAVDDVKRALRADLRERRQTLSAAARESAGAGVHQQLDVLTAAHQVRSLSCFLSTNAEPDTREFVREAVRRGIRVLLPVTRVDGLLDWAVATEDGEIAEGLFGLPEPVGELLGPIAVNDVDLMIVPAAAVDRRGMRLGWGRGYFDKTIGSMQKCPPVYAVVYDSEILDDVPTDVHDQPVDGVVTPTRTLTLRTR
- the galU gene encoding UTP--glucose-1-phosphate uridylyltransferase GalU, which produces MSHKPFKAVIPAAGLGTRFLPATKAMPKEMLPVVDKPAIQYVVEEAVEAGIQDVLIIIGRNKNNIANHFDAMPELEQKLREKGDTGKLAKVEHSSDLADVHMVRQGEPKGLGHAVLRAQAHVGDHPFAVLLGDDLIDERDPLLSKMLSEYDKRGAAVIALMEVDPENIHLYGVAAVEETDEDGVVKVTGLVEKPKKEDAPSNLAIIGRYVLGPEVFEVLEHTEPGKGGEIQLTDALEELATDPERGVYGVVFRGRRYDTGDKLDYIKAIVQLASDRDDLGPDLRPWLKDFVAGL
- a CDS encoding GNAT family protein codes for the protein MDLSAPREHGRVGIRLIRARDARVLQDHLMSNRTWLRPWEATSPDGAVLLDMKIGIRRLLQQYRDGAGVPLVMEYDGRVAGQLNVWGIARGSLASATIGYWVAREFAGRDITPTSVALATDLCFTELRLHRMEICIRPENDASLRVVQKLGFRYEGLRRRYIHIDGDWRDHYAFALTREEVPEGVLARWVGGRAPADAATVPERDRIAPSD
- a CDS encoding large exoprotein, with protein sequence MGGQVLGGGVIFLVAVTLWLLYLLPSWHSRHQYNAAERNAVRLNQALRVLAETSETPEEVRLELTARTASAQQKLARQTLAERERAQLEVARQELADAKQEARAVRDRPEARMARARRRARLTATVLALLSLGGAGLGVWVQLTSASATLLWASGAVFLVSVLMLQQMSRVARRAARRVAAAPQIVAEARQAHVQDVALPTRSAPATWEPRSLPRPLAATSGSRASLVQDAADARAALRRAAVEEAKRERAEQAAPPAIDTARVAKASEESPFARMGYVDDAEIEDHVRRLLSTRRAAG